Sequence from the Chrysemys picta bellii isolate R12L10 chromosome 23, ASM1138683v2, whole genome shotgun sequence genome:
TTATGGGCTTTGGATATATGTCATTCTTTTAACATGACCTCCGTATTATGAGTAATCCGTCATCCTGCTGACCAGTAATGGCTCTCCACTTGGAGAGTTTGATCAGCTCAGATGGGTTTTTTGGTGCATGAAAACCTGATGAAAGTGAGCAAAAGCTGATGGCCTAACTCAAAAGTGCCGAGCATCCACCGCTCCCGGTGAAGGCAATGCGAGCTGGGGGTGCTtatcctgattttcaaaaagtgctatctgagtttttttttatttaaaatgtctaGGAGTAAGGGAAGGGGACCTCTCAGGGTATGTGTTAATCTTATAAAATACATAAGTGAGACCAGattgtctgaagaagagctctgtgtagctcaaaagctcgtctctctcaccaacagaaggtggtccagtaaaagatattacctcccccaccttgtctctctaatatcctggggccaacccggctacaacactgcaaaataCATAAGTATCAGCCAAGGCTAATGTCCATGGAAAACAGCGGAACAAAGGCTAGGGAAGCTTATCTCCAACGTATAAATATCTGCCAAGCACTCCCAGTCCCCATGTCCGTTACTGTGGCAGAACTACTTTAAAAAGTGGCAGTGGTCATCCTAGTTAGGGTAGGAGTAGGGAGATTCTATTACCTTTGTATTTGACACTGgtatgaccactgctggaatactgtgtccagttctggtgtccacattttaagaaGGAAGTTGATACATAGGAGAGGGTTCTGAAGAGATCCGCAAAAACGATGAAAGGATTGAAAAGCGTGCCTTATAGCGACAGACGCATGCAGctccatctgtttagcttaacaaagagaagctaaggggtgacttgatcccagtaCCTATagggagcaaatatttgatagtagaatcatagaaatatagggctggaagggacctcgagaagccatcaagtccatccccctgcactgaggcgggaccaagtaaacctagtccatccctgacaggtgtttgtccaacatgtttttaaaagctttcaaAGATGAGgactccacagcctcccttgaaagcttattccagagcttaactcctttatagttagaaagtttttcctaatatctcaccttgctgcagattaagccccttaTTtcatgtcctaccttcagtggacatggagaatacaATAATTGATCACGCTCCTCCTTTATAGCAGctcttaacatattggaagagtGATCCGGTcgcccctcagccttctttcctcaagactaaacatgcacaGTTTTTTCTACCTTTCCTCatagctcaggttttctaaacctcttatcattgttgttgctctcctcaggactctttccaatttgtccccatccttTCTAAACTGTGGTATTCAGAATGAGACAcggtactccagctggggcctcaccagtgtcgaatagagcaGGGCAATTGCTGCCTGTGTTTTACATAAACACCCCCTTTTGATACATCCCAGATTCATAGTTGCCTTTGTGCAGCTGAATCACATTGACAACTCATTCAGTTTGTGGTCCATTATAGTCCCTAGATCTTTTTCAGCAATTTTGTAGTTGAGCatctgattattccttcctaactgaagtactttacacttgtctttactgaatttcatcttgttgaattcagaccaatttaccagtttgtcaagatcattttgaattttaaacctgtcctccaaagtgcttacaacccctcccagtttggtgtcatctgcaaattttataagcatgctctctactccattatccaagtcattaatgaaaatattgaatagtacagaACCCAGGACTAACCCCTGTGGGACTCCCAATTTGACATCAAAACATTGATAAATATTCAagtacagtctttcaatcagttgtacacccaccttatagtcatTTCActtagaccatatttccctagttcgctgatgagaatgtcatgtggaactgtgtcagaagccttactaaaatcaaggtatatcacatctactgcttcccccaggtcagtaatcctatcaaagaaggaaattaagttggtttggcatgatttgttcttgacaaatccatgctggctattccttataaaccttttatcctccaggtgcttataaattatttaataatttgcttcagtatcttttcaggtattgaaattaagctgactggtctgtaattccccagatcctccttgttccccttttgaaagataggtactatgttcaGCCTTCTCTTGGTCTGGAACCTCTCCCATcctgcaggagttctcaaagataattgctaatggctccaaGATTGCTTCAACTAGTTCCTTAAGCACCCTAGCATGAATTTCAtgaggccctgctgacttgaatacatctaacatatttaaatattctttaacctgttctctctctgttttggcttgtgttccttcaaTGCtcattgtgttgagtatctggtcatcattaacctttttagtgaagactgaagcaaaatagggaTTAAGCACCTCCGCTTTCTTGATGTCACCAGTTATTAGTTCTCCTTCctcactaagtagaggacctccactttctttcatctttctcttgctcctaatgtaattaaataacctcttcttattgccttttatgaccccggctaggtgtaactcattttgtgccttagtctgtctgattttgtccctacatacttgtacTGTTCTTTTGTACCCCTCCTTAGCAATTTGACAATGTTTCCacattttgtaggattcctttttgattttcaggtcatttaaAGAACTCCTAATGGAGCTATCTTGGCTTCTTACTATTCTTCCGATCTTTCCTTTGCTTCGGAATAggttgcagttgtgcctttaatattgtctccttgaggaactgccagctctcttgaactcccttttcccttagattttcttcccatgggacctacctaccagttctctgagtttgttgaggtctgcttttttgaagtccattatcCTCATTCTGCTGCTTTCACTCCTTTTCTTTAGAGTcgtgaaatctatcatttcatgttCACTGTCACCCACATTGCCTTTCGCTTTCAGATTcactaccaattcctccctgttggtcagaattaagtctaaaatggctgtcctcctggttacttcctccactttctggaacaaaaaattgggctcttcaatctagcagacaaaggtataacaagatctagTGGCTGGGAGTTGATATCTACTGGACAGCTTTGGAACCCAAAGAGAGTGGGAGAAAGTAGCTACaataacagaatcatagaatatcagggttggaagggacctcaggaggtcatctagtccaacccgctgctcaaagcaggaccaatccccagacagatttttaccccgttccctaaatggccccctcaaggattgaactcaccaccctgggtttagcaggctaatgcacaaaccactgagctatccctccacccaacagcacagagagggagagactgaCATAGCTTGGTTCAAGCATTGGGCTGCATGAATTTATTTTTCCTCATAACACATGGTGACTTATATATTCGACTCTCATTTGGTAAATTCAAGGATCTAAATTTAAGCATATTGCATTCGAAGAGGGTGTGTGGAGATCAGGGAGTGGTGGAAAGTTGTACCCTTTAAggctgtttgtttttcatttgccaCAGTGGTAGCCACTGCTAGCCCAGGCCTCAAGGGTAGAGCAATGTAATGGTCACATGCAGCGTGACATTGAACTTGTATGTAAAAGCCACATCAAAGCTTTACTCCGGAGGTCTGATGTGAGACTAATTTGGCATCTACATtcagttccctgaaaacatctgcaatcgaaatgaaaagagaaacaaaatcagTTTTTCCTTCAGTGCTTTTTGCATATGACATGACGCTGTTTGCCAGCCACATTCAGCAACAGCTGTGCCACCCTTGCCAAATCCCGTGAATTTGCTTTAGCACCAAGTAGCTTAGAGCTCACTGTCTTGGTCAGCTGCTTGTCTCATGATCAGTTAGTTGTCATCTCCTCCTAGGCACGATGTGTTTTGAAATGGATATGGCTTATTCTTAGAGCCTAGTTTAAGCCCAGAGAATGCAAGACGAAAGGGAAATTGTTCAAAAGAGGGTAGAATGTGTAAAGGGAAACTGCCAGCTAGCACCACCCGCCTTCTGAACAACTTCAGAGTCTGAATCTCCCTCCATTTGCCCTGGGGAAGCTCTTCTGAAGGTTATAGTGACTCTGAAGCCACTAAaagtagcattttaaaaagtaagtggCTTTTCTGGCTTGGTGCTTCCTTTTGGAAGGCACTTAAAACTCGATGATTAAAGCATGAGTACAGGCACTGCAGGGAACATTGCCCTGGTCAGGGGTTGGGCAGccgttctcaaacttcattgcaccgtgacccccttctgacaacaaaaattactatatgaccccaggagcggggaccgaagcctgagcctgcctgagtcccgctgcccagggtggtatggccaaagccaaagcctgagggcttcagccctgggtagggggcctgtaacctgagccctgtcaccacgggccaaagcctgagccttgCCACCCAGGGcttgaagccctcgggcttcagctttagccccagcaagtctaacgccagccctggtgaccccattaaaacagggtcatgacccactttggggtccccacccacagtttgagaaccgctgggctAGATGATCCAGGTCTCGTCCTTCTCTGAGGATTCTTAGACGCGGGCTGGAGACAAAGTTACTGTGACAATGGCTCTACGTGTGACATGAGACCTTCTTGTTCTTCAGGTGCCTGAGGTGGTGAGCCATGCTGGGCAGGAGAACAAGACACCCCCAAGAAATCAGCAAGCACCGGATGAACCTGTCCCACCAGGATGCTGTGCCCCAAAGGATCAGCCCATCCAAAGAGTGTGACATCAGCCTGGAGGTGTTCAGCAAATCCACACCTGAACTCAAACAGAGCCGCAAGCTGGCACAGCAAGCCCGGGACAGGAGAGCCCGCAAAGCTGACCTCAAAGACTCCAACGGGAGGGAGGCAGAAACAATTACCTTTATTTCTGGCACAGCAGAGGCTCCCCAGACCCAGAGCTTGTGCTGTCTTTCTTTGTCTCAGGCCTGGAACGCCTCCAAGGCTGTTCTCTGCTGTATAGTGACCTGTGGGGGCTGCTTTAAGAATTGCGGCATTCACATCCCCTGCCTGGGTCACACTGAGACTTCGATTGATGATGGAAGAAACAGAGAGCAAAATGGGCGTGTGCCTAGCAACAGCCCTGCCAACATCTCCCCCGTTGAAAAGAATGGGAACCAGATCAAAAAGAACACTATGGGGAGCAGTTTCAGTTACCCAGATGTGAAACTGAAGGGGATCCCTGTCTATCCGAACCGGAGCCCTGGCAACCATACAGATGCAGATTCGTGCTACAAAGAGCCCCTGCCAGAGAAGACCTTCAGGAACAGCATAGAAAAGCCACCACTCCCCAGCAGCCACCGGAGCTCGGAGGAGTATTACTCCTTCCACGAGTCTGATCTGGACCTGAGTGAGTTGAGCAGCTCTATGTCCAGCAAAGAGATCGATGTCTTGATCTTCAAGAAACTGACGGAGCTCTTCAGCGTCCACCAGATTGACGAGCTGGCCAAGTGCACGTCAGACACTGTCTTCCTGGAGAAGACCAACAAGATCTCAGACCTGATCAATAGCATCACTCAGGACTACAACCTGGATGAGCAGGATGCTGAGTGCCGGCTAGTCCGAGGCATTATACGCATCAGCACCCGGAAGAGCAGGGTCCGGCCCCCCATTTCCATTCCTGCCACCAAGAGCCACGAGGAGAAGGCAAGCAGAGGAAACGCACCGGACAGCGGCAATGAAACCATGCTGGAGTCCCTAATCACCAGCCAAGACGGTACGTGCAAGTCCCTTGTCCACACTAGCTTTGCAGCTCAGTTCCCTGTGTTTGAGAGCTGGGTTCACCTTGGGATATGGAACCCCAGACTCGTGAGAGCTCCTGCTTTGGAGTTTGCAGGGAGTAGAGTTGGAAACTGAACTGTAGCATCAAGGTTATTTTCCTGAATTGGGGGAGTCTCATTCTCCTTCTAAACCCTGAAGTTGGCCACTTAATACTACCCATGTCCCTGAGAACCCACTTTGCAGCTATTATCCTTCTGCATAACTCACCATACTTTACTCTGCCAGAGGGGTTTGCGCTGAGTGATATAAGGGGCTGGCCATACACTAGTCCTGGCTCGGCTCCCTAACCCCATCTTAGGAAGCAAAGCCATGAGTCAAACTCAGGTCACTGGGATGATCAGATCTGGCATATGCCAGAGCACTTCCACTAAGGCTAGTAAGTTGGCCTTCTTAATTAAGCTTTGACCAATGTTGTTCTTGGATAATGTTCACCTCCTGATGCTTTCTTCCCCATGCCTCATTCTCAAGCCAAAGGAATCTCAGTTTCTCTGCCTGTAGCATGAAGGAACTTTCCCAACCCAGTAACAACTCTGAAACAGAGTTGTCTATCAACAACCTTGGaaagctggctgggctggggggtggtttCACCATGTTAATTTTCTAATCTCTTTCATTCCGCTTCCGGAAAGcctttccttcccccactctCACCCTTAACTTAGACTCCAGTAACGTAACCTGATACACTTCCAGACTTCTGAACTGCACATTGAGACCGGTCACTAGCTTGTCCCCTATCGTTCTTCTCTTAGGTGTTAGTTACCTGCAAGTATCTCAAATGCTGCCTAACCCTGAAAGAAAGGGGGGAAACTGCCGACAGAGTGTGAGGGCCTCTTTCTTTGGAATATGCACCCCTCCTTGTCCGAGTACCTGAAACTGCTCACCTGCAGGACATGCCACAAGGCGCGCTGTCTTAGGGCTCTTGAAGAAGCAAATATTGTTGGATGTGATGGGGAAAGAGTAAGACTATTCTATTTTTGGGCTGGCTGGTTATGTAGTTTTAGGGGTGCTGTTCCTTTAGCCTATTTAAATAGTTGTCAGAAGCACAAGAATGTTTCTTAAACCTAAAGAATAAAGAAGTAGTGAGCTTAGCCCTGATAGCCAGCTGGATACGTGCAAGTGATAGTGGCTATTGGGAGAGAGCGTTATATGATGCTGGCAGCTGTGTCTGCACATGGCACCATATACACCTTCAGTCTTTCCCCTCTCAGCACTCCTCAATTTTCTTTCCAGATTTGGCTGTGCAGATATCAGAGGAAACCACAGCAGATGTGATAGCCAGGAACATGAGACCGTTCAGCGCTGCAGGTAACACCTCCGGGTCTCTCTCAGTGAGAAAGCAAAAGCTCTTCCAACTTCCAGCTGTGACTTTGGGAGGTGGCACTTATTGAATAGAGGCCATTTCCTTCCTTGGGAGGACCCAGGAGAGTCCCCAGATATACTGCAGTGGTGAGGGAGCTTCCcaaaacctcccctactgcacaTGGCCTCAGTTCCCAGTCTGTAACACAAGACTAGTACCCACCTCTCGGGGTGTTGTGAAGCTTACGGCTGGACTCTAGAAATGCAGGGTGGTGGCGTTGAACCTGTGCTTGAGCCTCATGATGCTCCTCATTTAGACCTTTACTGGTGCAAAAGAGAAGGAAACAAAGATCAGAGTTTATACAACTCCCTCCCCACACTTCTCCTAGGGCCTGAGACCAAGCCTGAGCGTTTTCAGTCCCCAAACCTTCTGACAAAGTTTGAAGGGAAGTGAAAGCATAGTTAGGATGGGATTTTGACTTCAGTCTGAGGGTAACTTGCAGCGAAGTGAAGCAGCAGGGGCGAATTATTTACCAGCAGATGCCTTGGGCTCCGTTCCTCTCCCATGTTGCTTTGAATGTTTTGCATCAGAGAGCGGCCTTAGGCTGAGCTGTTAGTTCCCCTGTGTGTGTGAAGTGACAGGATCTCTTCTGAAAGTTGCCTCTGATACTCTGGGCTATTCCCTGCCTCAGGGGGTCGTCATGCTGCTTTCTCTTCCCTCGAGTTACGCAAGCCCCCTCGTATACGAGATACGTATTTGAGAACGCAAGACCCTTCATGGCAGCTGTATCTGTCTAGCTCCTGAGGATTTTGCTGCTGAGTCTGTGCCATTTTATGTGAACTTATCCtttcccaccctctcccccccccctttttttttatttctcaagGGTCTCCAATGAGCAGAGCTTCCTCCTACCAGGACACAGAGACTGATTCGTCTGGAGCACCGCTGCTTCAGGTTTACTGTTAGGATAATGGACCAAGGCAGCGCTCTGTGGCGGGAGAGGTCGCTGGGCCTTACGGCACACAGAGCTCCTCCTCTCTTTGAATATAAAATGTGCTATGCCACTTTATTTTCTTCAGTTCTCTTTTTCCCTTGTTAAAGTTCAACTTGCCCCTCAATCTGTGGGGcgcattggattttttttatgtgGGGGATCATAAAAGAACCTTGAGGAAATGGACCATGAATCTAGTGAACTTACTCAGACGGTGGGACGTGAGTTCTGGGAACAGAAGATGGACCAGGGGATCCTGACAAAGGGAATTTGTTCTGCCTTTGTGGGAACGTGCAGTTCTACTTCCACGCTTGGAGTGCAGTTTTAGTACCCAGCCAGACGTCAGCCATCCAGCTGTTGCCCAGCGCCAAAAGTCAGCTGTACAGTTTTTGCCCTTCCGGCACTGTAGATGTTAATGTATGTTGTGTAGCTTTGTTGATgatctttcccccaccccaggaatGTCTTTCCATTGTAGCAATTCTGTTGAGGCGAACACCAAGGCTGTAAGAACACCCAGCTGTTTAAGATCCCAGATCTCTACTTACTGTTGCTGGCCTTGATGGTCCCAGAGGCTGAGTCCTCTATGCACAGTAGCCAGACAAGCTTTCTTGACAAAGTGCCTTACGCCTGTCCTGGAGGGAACACCTCAGAAAAGAGAGGGTAGTTCAGCCTCCGGGGTTTGTTTAATCTTTGGCCTCTTTGTAGTTGATGCCAACAAAGCAACCAAGCCAATTTAGTGCTAGTTGCAGTGTGGACAACTTGTTGATGAGActaactggactgagacccaacTCTGGTCTCTCAGGTTATCATGCAACCACTGAATAACAACTTTAAATCACTGCCAATCTGGTGAGAACCACTGACATGAGGTATTAAATAGATACAGGTGTTGATTTATAACTCGTTTGCCAATCAGCTTTTCTCTCACTCATCTGCCGAGGCTCACATAGCCCTTGGTGGTCATGTTAACTGTTGGAGAAAGCTCTGAACTTGGGTCTTGGCAGGTAAGCAAAAGACCAGActtcttttaaaattacaaatcAGTCCTCCCTGTAACTCTGCCTGTGTGTTTGAGATCTTAAATGCTCCTTAGAAAGGCTCCCTGGAAAACTTCGCTGTTGCCACCCTAAAGGCACCAAACTGGGTGACCTTGAGGGCTGCAGCTTTGCAGAAGCCTGAGGGCTGCACCTCGCTGGCATCTCCACTGGCTCGTTTATCAGGAAGTGAACACACCCAGCCATGAGATTTGTTTATACACTTTGGTGCCTTAGCAGGGGAATAGAAAATGCTCGTTGGTGGCATTAACCAGCAATGAAACAGAAGTGTCCAGTGCTGCTAGAGACAGAGTGGCAAAGGTGGGCTCTGGCCCTGGTGTAGGCCGCACTTCTGTGCTTAAGCTAAGGGAAGGTGTCTTGAGCTTGTAGGTTGGGACTCCGCAGTCTGTGTTTGCTTCCTGTGCTTTTCAAAGATTTGGAGCTTTTAGTTCCTCACTTCACTAAGTAGGGCTTATATAGCTGCCAGTTGTGGACAGAGCCCCTGTGAAACACGCCATTCGCCTGAGCCACATTTAAGTCCCACTCAGACCTACTTGCTGTTCTTGTAAAtcacttgcttttaaaaaatacagattcAATCCTATCCCTTGAAACATCAGAAACACTGGCTCACGAATCGCCGCTGACTTGGCAGTGATATTTAGGCTAAATAACCGATCCCACAGCACTTTGAAGCTTCTCCCACATTTGGCTGTGTTTTCGTGTGGCTCTGTGTTCCACGTTCGGGCCTTTGGCGGGCTCAGAGGGATGGTCTGGCAATGCAGGAGCCACTGAAGTTTTGGTGAGTTGATTGTTTTTCCTTAggctttgtttttaaagcaatgaaatgtaaatttgaaaaaaaaaaaaagccctcccTCTTGTTCATGACCCAAAGTAGTGGCTAGGactcctggcaaacagagagtGACTGTAAATACGTAATATTTTACATACTACCTTTGATGGGCCTTGCGGACTCCTGAACTAGTTTGTAAATATGTACTTGGAtaagtttactttttaaaatggacaTTTCCGTGACAAGGTAGCCTGGTGCCTACTGCTGGGACAAACTGGGCAGTAGGTTGCATATAGCACCTATGACGAGGCAGTTCCACGAAGACCTGCCCATGGCTGCTGCCCAGATGCAATAGACTTTTACAACTGTTTGTACAGCCACTTGTGCCAATAGTGCCTGACAATGGATGTGGATTAAAATGCTGAGTGAAAAAAAGGTGGGTGTTAGAGGTGTAAAACTATCCCTGAAACCGGCAAACCTGTTGTATGTTATGTTTGACTCTGTCTTGctcgttttttttgttttttttaattgctcccTATTTAATTATGCTTTAAATTTCAACCCGAAGCAGATTTTAAGCACAGCCTTTGCTGAAGGGTCTGGGAGAGAAGGGAGTGTGTAGTGCCCAGCAGCTGGCAGACAGCAGTGCTCCAGCTAGAAGTTTCTCTTGTGGTTGACCGTTGTGTTAAGTCTGTGTCCcccttttttttccagttaatttAATGCAGCCTGGTGTCTGGGGAGCAATGGGGGTCTGTGTAAATAAAGTAGCCTCTTGGGAGCTGTCTGTGTGCAGGGaaatgtgtgtatggggggggggttaataaAGGGGAACCTGTCACTGACAATTCTACAGAACTGAGGCCAAAGTGGGGACAATCTTTTCTACAGtgtgtctcttccccccctccccacccaaatcTTGTGCTGATTTAATCCATCTGGAGGAGCCACACCCTCatgaagggggtggggatgggggggggggagggaggtcagaGTTTTTTGTTCTCTTGACCCTCTGACTTGAAGGACCAGTTTTGCCTTTTTAAAGTCAGTTACTCAACTAGCAGCTCGTTTGCAAAGTCCTGCTCCTGCACCTGCTGTCACTCtccttttttggggtggggaggggagggagatggtCAATCAAAGGAACTCCCTGGTCTCTCTAGCCCTGTCATTAGACAAGGGAGTGTGGCTGCTTATAGGGTAACTACCTTGTAATAAACTTTTTCAAAGGTATGGGGGCGTGGTAAGAATTGGTGCCAGACCCTTCTTTCTCCTCTTTGCAAGGCCCTTCCTAGTGGCAGTGGGGCTCCATTGAGTGAGACCCGATTGTTGGCTTGGAAGGTGGTTGgttttgggaggggggaggataaTCCCCTTTGCGGGGTCAGGGGTTGCTGGGAGCCTTTCAGTCTGACCTGAGATCTGGCGCTTTCTGCCTCTAAGTTGCCGTTTGAATGGTGCTGCTGGCGGTCATGATTGAAAACTCCCCACTGTTGCATGGCTGGTGTGAAACAAGCTGGGTGCTGTCAAGCCAGTGATTCCCTGCACAACCCCCCATTCCATTTGGGAGCCACAGATCTCTGTCTAGAGAGGCAAAAGAGTGAGTCCAAACTCCCCACTTGTTCCTGCAGATAGGCCCTCCACGTGGAGGTCCAGGGAAAGACGTTTGCACTGCATTTACTGGCATGGTTCCTGTTGGGCTAAGTGGAGGACATCAGACTGTAGGCTTGTCAAGCTGCCATCTTCCACCAGCACTAAATAGCCTGTCAGACCCCTGCAGGGAGACAGCCTTCCTTTTTAA
This genomic interval carries:
- the KDF1 gene encoding keratinocyte differentiation factor 1; translated protein: MLGRRTRHPQEISKHRMNLSHQDAVPQRISPSKECDISLEVFSKSTPELKQSRKLAQQARDRRARKADLKDSNGREAETITFISGTAEAPQTQSLCCLSLSQAWNASKAVLCCIVTCGGCFKNCGIHIPCLGHTETSIDDGRNREQNGRVPSNSPANISPVEKNGNQIKKNTMGSSFSYPDVKLKGIPVYPNRSPGNHTDADSCYKEPLPEKTFRNSIEKPPLPSSHRSSEEYYSFHESDLDLSELSSSMSSKEIDVLIFKKLTELFSVHQIDELAKCTSDTVFLEKTNKISDLINSITQDYNLDEQDAECRLVRGIIRISTRKSRVRPPISIPATKSHEEKASRGNAPDSGNETMLESLITSQDDLAVQISEETTADVIARNMRPFSAAGSPMSRASSYQDTETDSSGAPLLQVYC